The DNA segment CTCTATGCGCCGGGCGACCCGACGTGCTCTCGCAAGCAAGGGTGGAATTTGTCTTCGACGAAACCACTGGAATTGATGCCGAAAATGGCGGTGCTCTAGTTCATTTCGACGGAGGCGGAACTTTCAATCCGCAAGCCCTCCGCACGCCATGGTCAAGGGTGTGTGTACACCCGTGTACCCGCACGACTACATTAAGACGAACACCGTTTTCGGAGTCATCAAGCAACACAAACGCGACGCGAGAACTGCATGAGCAGTAAACACGCATGGGGTTACGACTGGCTTAACGGTCCATCAGGGCTGGGCGTAGACGACCTCGCGCGCACTGAGATTAATTCCATCGACCCTGCAACAAAAACAAACTACACCGATGTCTACTCACATACGGCAAAGTTTGACGACTTGCACGTGAATGCACCAAATGCACCGATCAATCAGATCAACGGCAAGGATTCGACTGGCACAACTCGCGAGAAAGTACCCACGTTGTTCGGCGCCAATTTCCAGATTTTCATCAACGATGATCATTGTGACGGCCAAGCACGGTCAGTCGCCGACCGATCACACGAAGCTCATTAAAAACGGTGACACCGTTACCGCGCTGCTAGAGGCGAATGGTTACCTCGATGCCAACGGGAACTTCGGCCAAAACGTCACCAAAACAGGAAACCTCAACGACGGCACGGCCTTTCCGCAACCGGATTCGTGTAAAGCGATGATGTCAGTCTTATTTGGTTGCGCGATCGTCGCCAGACCGATGCCGCCGTCAAAACGCTCTAGGCAAATTTGGGTTGCAACGTGCCCGGCATCTGCGCCGACGGACCGCAAACTTACATATTTCGGGCGAGCGCATGGAAAATACGTTCGGGGACCCTGCACGCCGTCGCACGCCGGATATCATAGTGCAGCCGAATCCGGGGGTAATCTACACATCGAGCAAAACCAAAGACGAAGAGCACGGCGGCAACGCACCCGATGATGGCCATCTTGGTCTTGTCGTGTCTTATGCGGGACTTCGCCGTGCAGGTACCGTCGCCTCGCCCGTCACGACCACTCGGGTCGCACCAACAATTCTTCAGTCGCTCGGCCTCGACCCGGACCAAGACTTTCTTCTAGCTGAAGTAGACAGAATCCTGATTTACGCCAATGAGGTCTCGCAACCAGGCAACTAAGCGGGCTGCGCTCAGAATAGAGACGAAAGCTGTTTCGGCCACATTCCGCAAAAGCGTGACGGTCTGAATTTATGCGACGAGCTCCCGGCTCATCGGGCGTTTATACGCTGCTTCAACCGGTTCAGCGGGTTGGTCCATTCTCGGAAAAGTCAATGTGACGCGAAGGCCGCCGCGCTCACTCCAGACTGCGTCTCCTAGCGCAAGTGATGCGCCTATCCGGGTCGCGATCGTCTGCACAATTGACAACCCAAGCCCAGACCCGCTTTGCCCCGAGCCAAGCACACGATAAAATCGGTCGAACACCCGCGCGCGTTCTTCCTCGGGAATGCCCGGACCGTTGTCTTCGACAACGATCGACGTACGACCGTCCTTCGTATGCACCGACAAGTCCACGCGCCCGCCCGCCGGCGTATAGCGGATTGCGTTATCGACGAGGTTCTTTAGCACCGTGCCCAGGTCTGCTTCATTGGCGGGGACCCAAACGTCTGAATCTCCGGTCACGCCAATATCGATCTGGCGCGCCTGCGCAAGTGGAATCAGGTCTTCGAGCACGCGGCGAAATGCCGGCGCGACCGGGCTGAGATTCGCCTCAATGCCGTCGCCCTCCTGCGCGTGCGCGAGCGTCAGCAACTGCTCGACGAGCGCGCGCGTGCGCGTGAGGCCATTGCTCAAGGCAGTAAAGCGTTCGCGCGCCTGCGTCGACATTTCCGACACATCCAGCCGCTCTGCCTGCAGCAAAAGCACAGTAAGCGGCGAGCGCAATTCATGCGCTGCGTCGGCTACGAAACGCCGCTGAAGCGCAACCGACTGGGCAACGCGCGCGAGCATGCGGTTATTGGCAACAAGAAATGGCACGATCTCGGCCGGAAGCTGCGGGTCGCCGGTAACCCGTATTTCTGAAAGATCGTGATCAGGACGGGCATCGAGTTCGGCGGCAAGCCGCGCGAGGGGCTTAAACATATGCCTGACCAACAGGAAGACGACGCCGACCAGCACCGGCGCCAGTAAAAGAAACGGAATTAGCGTAGCGACCGCACTGTTGCGTGCGATTTCGTTTCTATCGGAGGTCTGCTGGCCAACGGCTACGCGGGTACCCGGCGCCAGTGTGCGGACCACAACGCGCCATTCGCGGTTGCCGAGAGTCAGCGTCCTCATGCCATCAGACAGCGTAGGGGGCAAGTCGAGCAGGCGCTGCGTGTTGACTTTGCCTAGCTTTTGCACTACGACCTTCGCCTCCGGCTCGAACTCCGGCACATAATGCACGGAGCCTTCCGCCATGGATTCCACATTTTCCGCCGTGACGAGCGTAGCCACTTCCTTGAGTTGCTGATCCTGGATCTCGTTGGCTTCGTGGAACGCGGCCTTGAACGAAAAAATGCCTGCCGCGACGGCACTCAAAAGAACGGCAGTTGCGAGCCACATGGACAAGCGCAACTGGAGCGACTGCCCTACCCGCCTTTCGATACCATCCATCCGACACCCCTGACGTTTTTGATCGTATCGCTGCCGAGTTTTCGTCGCAGCGAGTGAATCAGAAATTCAACTGCATTGCTTTCAACCTCTTCGTTCCAGCCATAAATGCCGTCTTCGAGCTCGGTACGCGACAGGATCGCACCAGGGCGGATCATCAACGCATGCAGCAGCGCAAATTCGCGCCCGGAAAGCCTTAAGGATATTCCTGGCGACGATGCTTCGTGCGTGGCAGGATCCAGCGATATGATGCCATTGGTCAGCACAGGCGCGGCGACACCGGCACGGCGACGCACAATCGCTCTCAAGCGCGCGAGCACTTCGGACATTTCGAAAGGTTTTAGGACGTAGTCATCGGCGCCGCTATCCAGGCCGCGAATACGGTCGGCAACCGCGTCGCGTGCGGTGATGATCAGGACAGGTATGGCATTGTTGCTGGCACGAATGGCGCTCAGAACGTTCATGCCGTCGACCTTCGGTAAGCCAAGGTCGAGCAGGACGGCTTCGTAGGAGTGAACCTTGATTGCGCTTAGCGCCTGCTGTCCGTCGCGCACCCAGTCGACCCCGCATGACGCGTCCTTCAACGCGTCCCTGACCACCTCGCCGATCATCCAATCGTCTTCAACCAATAGCACTCTCATCGGTTATCCCAGAACGCGCGACACATGCTGATTGCCGCCATTCCGACGTGCCGCATCTTCAGCATACGCTCACCTGCGGTGTGGACCTCGCGCAGATCGCTGGCAAGCCGATCGAACAACGTGCTCAGTGCGGACGGCGAAGACGTCGTCAAATTCGCGACCGTAAGGTTATCGAAGAAATCGCGCATGCTGACTCGAGCGTGCGCCGTCGCAATGACAAAACCAGTTGCGTCTTCGGGTACACTTTTTACCGCGCTATTGGCGGCGGCATCCACGCGTCTCAAGATATGCTCGACATACGAACGGTTGTAAGCCGCAGCGAAAACAGCGCGTTCGCCCGCTGGCCCGCTTACAGCGCACAACGCTTGTCGCGCGAGTGCTTCTGCAGCATCGAATGCATCCGTGGTTTCTCGGATGCGATCGGCCAAATGCGCGCCTATTGCTCTACGCGTGCGCATGGCCTCCTGTGCAGGAATTGCGACGCCAAGCAAAATCCCCGCGACAGCTCCCACCCTATCCAGCCAACCGTTTGACATGACGCCCTACCTTCGAACCTGTTGAAACATTGTGCTTTCATCGTGCCGCCGCGAGACGCGTCGGCGGGATATGGGTGGACCGGCCTATCTCACCGCGACAGTCGGGGTTTGTATTTATTTGTCAGCCCCCCCACTTCAAAGCCGGCCTACGCTTCATCATAGGTTCAGAAGGCGTTACAACAATTAGCAGGGGCTTACATAGCATGCGAAAAGCATCCGGGTCAGTTGATCTCACGACATCGATACACCCAGCAACTTGCCCACACCGAACGTAAACCCTGCGGCCACCATCCCGATCAGAATCTGCCTTACTGCTGAATACACCGCCCCTCGGCCATTGAAAAGCGACGTGAACACGCCTATGGCAGCCAATCCCACGCTGCTGAGCACGATGCACTGGATAATCCCGCTCACGCCATGCGCCCAGACGAACGGCAGTGCGGGAAACACCGCACCAATCGAAAACAGAAAGAACGAAACAAGACCGGCAGTCCAGGGGTTGCCGCCCAATTCAGCTGGGTCGAGTCCGAGTTCTTCGCGGGTCAATGTATCGAGCGCCTTATCCTTGTCGCGCATGATTTGCGCTGCGACGCGACGCGCTTCTGCCGCGTCGAGCCCCTTCGACTGATAGATCAGCGCGAGTTCGTGTCGCTCGGCGTCGGGCGTGTGTTCGAGTTCGTCGGCTTCTCTCGCGATCTGGGTACGCGCGAGTTCGCGTGCGTTCGTGACCGACAGCCATTCCCCAAGCGCCATGGAACACGCGCCGGCCACGAGTCCGGCAAACGCAGTCAGCAAAATGGTTCTGGCAGGTGCGCCCGCCCCAGCAACGCCCATGATCAGGCAAAAATTCGACACTAGTCCGTCGTTCGCGCCAAGCACGGCCGCGCGCAAATCGTTTCCCGGCATTACCCCCGGATGCCACGACTCAGCCGATGCGATTTGTTTGCCACGCGACTGTCCGGGCGCCCCGCGATTAGCAACCTCCTGCACGATGCCCGCATGACGATGCTCTCCTCCGACATACCCGCGGCATCCGGCTGACCGGCGTATTTGTCCCGATCGGCGTATTCCGACGCTGCGACCGTCTTGAGCACGAAGTTCCGGCCGAACACACGCACGAGCGCACGCATCATTTGCGTCTTGACGCTTGCCCGATGCGTACTCACATTCACGCCGTTGGCGCGCAATTTCTCGGACCAGACGCGCGCGTGGTCGCGCTCCGATGCAGCCAATTCTGCATAAACCTGCTTGCGTTCGCTATCGCGCTCGGCGC comes from the Burkholderia sp. PAMC 26561 genome and includes:
- a CDS encoding response regulator transcription factor, yielding MRVLLVEDDWMIGEVVRDALKDASCGVDWVRDGQQALSAIKVHSYEAVLLDLGLPKVDGMNVLSAIRASNNAIPVLIITARDAVADRIRGLDSGADDYVLKPFEMSEVLARLRAIVRRRAGVAAPVLTNGIISLDPATHEASSPGISLRLSGREFALLHALMIRPGAILSRTELEDGIYGWNEEVESNAVEFLIHSLRRKLGSDTIKNVRGVGWMVSKGG
- a CDS encoding sensor histidine kinase, yielding MDGIERRVGQSLQLRLSMWLATAVLLSAVAAGIFSFKAAFHEANEIQDQQLKEVATLVTAENVESMAEGSVHYVPEFEPEAKVVVQKLGKVNTQRLLDLPPTLSDGMRTLTLGNREWRVVVRTLAPGTRVAVGQQTSDRNEIARNSAVATLIPFLLLAPVLVGVVFLLVRHMFKPLARLAAELDARPDHDLSEIRVTGDPQLPAEIVPFLVANNRMLARVAQSVALQRRFVADAAHELRSPLTVLLLQAERLDVSEMSTQARERFTALSNGLTRTRALVEQLLTLAHAQEGDGIEANLSPVAPAFRRVLEDLIPLAQARQIDIGVTGDSDVWVPANEADLGTVLKNLVDNAIRYTPAGGRVDLSVHTKDGRTSIVVEDNGPGIPEEERARVFDRFYRVLGSGQSGSGLGLSIVQTIATRIGASLALGDAVWSERGGLRVTLTFPRMDQPAEPVEAAYKRPMSRELVA